A window of Kribbella sp. NBC_00382 genomic DNA:
GGCGGGGTCGCGCTGGGCGGCTACCTGAGCCGCAAGGCCGACCGCGAGCTGGACACCTGGCGGCACCGCGAGGAGACCATGCGGATGGTCCGCTGGGCGGTCGAGCAGATCCTCGACGGCGACGAGGCCGGTACGGACGCCGGAGTGGTGACGCTGCGCTCACTGATGCGATCGGAACTGTTACAACCCGAGGACTACGACCTGGTGGCCGCGCTGACGGCCGCCGTGGCGATCGACCGGATCGGCTCGGCCGCGTACGCTGATATTGCCGAAGAGGGCGCGGACGTGATCGAGGGAGACAGTGCCGATGGGTGAGAAGAAGACCGTCAAGGTCTCCCGCCAAGCGGTCGAGCTGGCCCGCTTGCACGTGGAGGCGGCCCGCAAGGCCGGCCGCAAGCCCGACGCGGGCGTGGCGCGGATCGCGAGCGCGCGACCCGAGACCGGCCCTGGCGCACCGGCTCCTGCCTGACCAGTACTACGTACGCGGGCCGGCTGCGGCGTCCCGTCGTACCGGAGCAGCTACACCGCTTAGCGGACGGTGCGGCATGCCTAGTCGGAGCACGCTGGTGGAGCACCTACACTGATCGACGGCCGCTCCGGTGACGCGCTGGTGGTTAACTGTGCGGCACTCCCTGTTCCCGACCACGGCCGGAATCTCACGTGATCCGCTTCGAGAATGTTTCCAAGACGTACGAGGGCCAGTCCAAGGCTGCCCTGCTGAACGTCGACGTCGAGATCGAGAAAGGCGAGTTCGTCTTCCTGGTCGGTACCTCTGGGTCCGGCAAGTCGACGTTCCTGCGCCTCGTCCTGCGCGAGCACCGGACCACCAAGGGTCACATCATGGTGGCGGGCAAGGACCTGAACCGGCTGGCCAGCTGGCGGATCCCGCAGATGCGCCGGCAGATCGGCACTGTCTTCCAGGACTTCCGGCTGCTGCCGAACAAGACCGTCGCGGAGAACGTCGCCTTCGCCCTGCAGGTGATCGGCAAGCCGCGCTCGCACATCCGCAAGACGGTGCCCGAGGTGCTCGAGCTGGTCGGTCTGGACGGCAAGGAGGACCGGATGCCGGACGAGCTGTCCGGCGGTGAGCAGCAGCGGGTCGCGATCGCCCGGGCGTTCGTCAACCGGCCGATGATCCTGATCGCCGACGAGCCGACCGGAAACCTCGACCCCGGCACGTCGGTCGGCATCATGAAGCTGCTGGACCGGATCAACCGGACCGGGACGACCGTGGTGATGGCCACCCACGACGTCTCGATCGTCGACCAGATGCGCAAGCGCGTGATCGAGCTGGAGAACGGCCATGTCGTCCGCGACGAGTCGCGTGGCGTCTACGGCTACCAGCACTGACCGCTGCCTGACCACTGCCGGAACTCGGCTGATACAGGGACTGACTGACTGATGCGCTTGAACTACATCCTCTCCGACCTCGGTATCGGCCTGCGCCGGAACCTCTCGATGACGATCGCCGTCGTGGTCACCATCTGGGTCTCGCTGTCGCTGTTCGGCAGCGCGCTGCTCGCCCGCGAGCAGGTCGACCTGATGAAGGGGAACTGGTACGACAAGATCCAGATCTCGGTCTTCCTCTGCACCAAGGACTCCGGCGGCCGCGGCTGCTCGGGCACCGAGGTGACCACGGAGCAGAAGAACCGGATCAAGCAGGTGATCGAGTCGAACCCGGACACCGCGCCCGAGGGCGTCTTCGGCGAGTCGAAGAAGGAGGCGTTCGACCAGTTCAAGAAGCTCTACAAGGACTCGCCGATCGTCTCCACGGTGACCGAGGACCAGATGCAAGAGTCCTTCCGGGTCAAGCTGAAGGATCCACAGCGCTACCAGAACCTGATCAGCGCGGTGGCCGGGCTGCCCGGCGTCGATACCGTGCAGGACCTGAGACAGTATCTCGATCCACTCTTCAAGGCGCTGAACCAGCTGAAATGGGCCACCCTGGCGGCGGCCGGGTTGCTGCTGGTGGCCGCCCTGATGCAGATCTCCAACACGATCCGGCTGGCGG
This region includes:
- the ftsX gene encoding permease-like cell division protein FtsX; its protein translation is MRLNYILSDLGIGLRRNLSMTIAVVVTIWVSLSLFGSALLAREQVDLMKGNWYDKIQISVFLCTKDSGGRGCSGTEVTTEQKNRIKQVIESNPDTAPEGVFGESKKEAFDQFKKLYKDSPIVSTVTEDQMQESFRVKLKDPQRYQNLISAVAGLPGVDTVQDLRQYLDPLFKALNQLKWATLAAAGLLLVAALMQISNTIRLAAYARRREIGIMRLVGASNFYIQLPFLLEAILAALIGAVLACGTLWLGVFLFVKRQAEETFRVWQWVGAAETFRATLIMVVVGLVLAIIPTFLTTRKYLKV
- the ftsE gene encoding cell division ATP-binding protein FtsE is translated as MIRFENVSKTYEGQSKAALLNVDVEIEKGEFVFLVGTSGSGKSTFLRLVLREHRTTKGHIMVAGKDLNRLASWRIPQMRRQIGTVFQDFRLLPNKTVAENVAFALQVIGKPRSHIRKTVPEVLELVGLDGKEDRMPDELSGGEQQRVAIARAFVNRPMILIADEPTGNLDPGTSVGIMKLLDRINRTGTTVVMATHDVSIVDQMRKRVIELENGHVVRDESRGVYGYQH